ACCTTCGACATATACTCTGCAATTCTCTGCGTCAGGTTTCACGCCGCTCACGAGCAAGAACCTCACACTTCAACTAGGTCAGGAACTCAGCCAGACCTACAAGCTCACACTCGAAGGCAATCAGAGCACCGTCAGCGTCGAGGCCAATGCAGTCGATCTCGATACCTCGTCGGCGAAGATCGGCGGCAACGTGGCCAGCCGCGAGATCGAGAATCTCCCTATCAACGGCCGCCAGATCTCGCAGCTCTACCTGCTCGTACCTGGCGCCACCAACGCAGGCTCCGGCACCTTCGATAGCATCCGCTTCTCCGGCCGGTCCAACGAGCAGAACATCATCCGTCTCGACGGAATCGAAGCGACCTCCATTATCGATACATCCCCGGGCAACCTCAACGGTGAGCTGACCTCGCTCTTCCGCCTCCAGCAGTCTCTCGAAGCCATTCAGGAGTTCCGCATCGACTCCTCCAGCTACCCCGCCGAGATGGGAACCGGGACTGGCGGCCAGATCAGCTTCCTCACCAAGTCCGGCGGCAATGCCTTCCACGGCTCCACCTTCGAGTATCTCCGCAACGATTTCTTCGACGCGCGCAACCGCTTCAATGCGAAGTCCACTCCCACCGCTGCCGGCGGTAACCCCAAGTTCCGCCTCAACCAGTTCGGCGGCTCCATCGGCGGCCCCGTTCTCAAGGACAAGCTCTTCTTCTTCGCCAACTACGAAGGGCTTCGTCAGGTATGGGCTGCCCCGTACACGCAAGCAACACTCAGCAACTACACCAGGTCGCAGATTTCGACCACCAGCGCCATCTATCCTCTACTTGCTGCGTTCCCTGCCGATCCCTTCCCTTCTGACCCTGCATTCGCCTCAAGAACGGTAACCACGGTTGGAGCCAACCGCATTCAGGAAGACTTCGGCGCCATCCGCTTCGACTACCACATCAACGACCGCTTCAGCGCCTATGCTCGCTATAACCGCGACCAGGGCGTCTCCACGCAGGTTCAGGACGCCTCGCTCAGCAAATTCGGCCAGGTTGAAGTTCCACAGAACGGTGTTCTCGCCTTCAACCAGATATGGTCGTCGCACATCTTCAACGAAACCAAGTTCGGCTTCAACGGTATCAAGATGCGTGTGCAGGGAATCCCAGGAGCAAGCCCCAACGCCGACCTCAGCCGCACCCGTATCGCTGTCGCCGGTCTCACCAACGTCGGCGCGCTCATCAGCCTTTCCAGCTCCTTCAATGGAGTCGGCGCTCCCTACACCGGCCAGAGCTACTCCTACATCGACAACTTCTCCTATCAGAAGGGGAACCACAACATGAAGTTTGGTGTTGAGGTCCGGCCGCTCTCGCTCTACAACAACCAGATCGGCGGAACCACCTACACCTATAACTCCATCGCCGCCTTCACCAGCAACTCGCCCAACCAGATCCAGTTCTACGGCGACCTCAGCGACAAGAGCCCCTTTACCGGACTCAGCGGCAACGCACAGGTCAAGCAGACCTACTACATCGGCTACGCTCAGGATGAGTGGCACATCAAGCCAAACTTCACCGTCAGCTATGGTCTGCGGTACGAGTACTACTCCCCGCTCCACGAGGCACGCAACAAGGTTGTTGTCTTCAATATGGCAACAGGGAATATCCAGCCCGGATACACCGGTGACTGGTACACCAGCTCGAAGGCCAACTTCGGTCCGCGTCTCGCACTCACCTGGTCACCCGGATTCTCCAATGGCCAGACTGTCATCCGCGCAGGGGGCGGCGTCTTCTACGGCCCCGGTCAGACCGAAGACCAGATCCAGCCCGAAGCCAACGACCGCGTCCAGCGCACCTTCACCTCCGGCAAGGTCTATCCCATCAACCCTGCCACCGATGTGTATGCGAACTACGATATCAACAGCCCGACCCTTGGCTATCAGCCCCGCGCCTACGCTCCCAATTACAAGCTTCCGGAGCGCATCACCACCTACACCGCTTCTGTCCAGCAGAGCCTGCCAGGACAGTTCCAGTTGATGGTTGCCTACGTTGGATCGACCGGACGCAATCTGTTCCTTCGTTCCATCACCAATCTCATCACCAATGTGACGACGAACCCCACCACTGGTGCTGGAACGGCAGTTCGTGAGTTCGGCAGCCGCTTTGCCGAGATCGACTACAAGACCTCGGGAGGCACCGATATGTACAACGCGCTGCAA
This region of Acidobacteriota bacterium genomic DNA includes:
- a CDS encoding TonB-dependent receptor, translated to MKLIRILAVLTLFVTASLAQTTTGRISGYVQDPSGSVIPDAKVTLINEKTGLSRQTTTNQDGLFNFFSAPPSTYTLQFSASGFTPLTSKNLTLQLGQELSQTYKLTLEGNQSTVSVEANAVDLDTSSAKIGGNVASREIENLPINGRQISQLYLLVPGATNAGSGTFDSIRFSGRSNEQNIIRLDGIEATSIIDTSPGNLNGELTSLFRLQQSLEAIQEFRIDSSSYPAEMGTGTGGQISFLTKSGGNAFHGSTFEYLRNDFFDARNRFNAKSTPTAAGGNPKFRLNQFGGSIGGPVLKDKLFFFANYEGLRQVWAAPYTQATLSNYTRSQISTTSAIYPLLAAFPADPFPSDPAFASRTVTTVGANRIQEDFGAIRFDYHINDRFSAYARYNRDQGVSTQVQDASLSKFGQVEVPQNGVLAFNQIWSSHIFNETKFGFNGIKMRVQGIPGASPNADLSRTRIAVAGLTNVGALISLSSSFNGVGAPYTGQSYSYIDNFSYQKGNHNMKFGVEVRPLSLYNNQIGGTTYTYNSIAAFTSNSPNQIQFYGDLSDKSPFTGLSGNAQVKQTYYIGYAQDEWHIKPNFTVSYGLRYEYYSPLHEARNKVVVFNMATGNIQPGYTGDWYTSSKANFGPRLALTWSPGFSNGQTVIRAGGGVFYGPGQTEDQIQPEANDRVQRTFTSGKVYPINPATDVYANYDINSPTLGYQPRAYAPNYKLPERITTYTASVQQSLPGQFQLMVAYVGSTGRNLFLRSITNLITNVTTNPTTGAGTAVREFGSRFAEIDYKTSGGTDMYNALQSSLQRRFAHGLSMGAQFTWAKELGTSSGSNEATTAQAPIQIYGAGLEYGRGSSDIRNSFNFTALYDLPFGRGKQYALSGPMDLLAGGWQVGSIVNVRSGVPIDVLITRPDVAYVGNPGASIAGQTFASPVVAGGVVQTTAVVNVPGGGNTRNIRRPNVVPGVNPYLKSGINYINPAAFSAPAPGTFGNARRNDLSGPNLAQLDMTLGKSFHTTERYTLDFKAEVFNILNHPNYSNPGNVRLAQTLTTGAANQPGAPFSAATAGSSFGNLSSTVGNQVGIGANRQIQLSLRASF